A region from the Desulfomarina profundi genome encodes:
- the upp gene encoding uracil phosphoribosyltransferase: MTVHVADHPLIKHKLGLMRKHDISTKDFRDLSSEVARLLTYEAAKDLPTQKKTIQGWAGSVEVDELKGKKITIVPILRAGLGMMNGVIDLIPSAKVSVVGYYRNEETLMPVEYYVKTANDIEERIALILDPMLATGGTLLATIDTLKKAGCRRIKGLFLVAAPEGIKKVTEAHPDVEIYVAAVDDRLNEVGYILPGLGDAGDKIFGTK, translated from the coding sequence ATGACCGTACATGTAGCGGATCATCCACTTATCAAGCATAAGCTCGGTCTTATGCGAAAACATGATATCTCGACCAAGGATTTTCGGGATCTTTCTTCCGAAGTTGCCCGTCTTCTGACCTATGAAGCCGCCAAGGATCTTCCAACCCAGAAGAAAACAATCCAGGGCTGGGCCGGGTCTGTTGAGGTTGATGAGCTTAAAGGAAAAAAAATTACGATTGTTCCAATATTAAGGGCCGGATTGGGGATGATGAATGGTGTAATCGATCTCATTCCGTCAGCCAAGGTGAGTGTAGTGGGATATTACCGCAATGAGGAAACCCTTATGCCGGTGGAATATTATGTGAAAACAGCCAATGACATTGAAGAACGAATTGCCCTCATTTTAGATCCAATGCTGGCGACAGGCGGAACACTGCTGGCAACGATTGATACCCTGAAAAAAGCAGGGTGTAGAAGAATTAAAGGTCTTTTTCTTGTTGCGGCACCGGAAGGAATTAAAAAAGTGACCGAGGCACATCCTGATGTGGAAATTTATGTCGCCGCGGTGGATGACCGGTTGAACGAGGTGGGGTACATATTACCCGGCCTTGGTGATGCCGGGGATAAGATCTTCGGGACAAAGTAA
- a CDS encoding transketolase C-terminal domain-containing protein codes for MDFPINLGDYVSLKFDLNQEKLTDEQKLVLRGNIGLVRDSLVFFTALANVKGLGGHTGGAFDIVPELLIVDGFMKGNESVHPVYFDEAGHRVAIQYIMAVLNGYREAESLLHYREYDKGYYGHPERDEKNGVFFSSGRLGHLWSYVNGVAEADPGKTVVMFGSDGSQMEGDNAEAARYAVARNLNVKLFIDDNDVTIAGHPSEYMKGYDVVKTLQGHGLDVDAGDGEDLDDLFYRIRRALVADGPVAVVNRRPMAVGVPGIEGSPKGHDVIAVDLALDYLKNRGRAEAVEALTGYSAEKVKVSYRGSSPGMAKVRDDFGKIVCELIDDLENPASQVLVVDSDLEGSCGLHHIRKNHPEVYVHGGIMERNNYSVAAGFGSEPGRQGIFGTFSAFLEMVVSEITMARLNDANVLAHFSHSGIDDMADNTCHFGINNFFADNALIEGDFTRLYFPADAGQLRGLLKAIFNDAGLRFVFSTRSATPFILTEEGEVLYGDDYTFVPGRDEIIREGSDGTIVTYGEMVYRCLDAVEQLKDEGVNLTLMNKPTLNSVDEEMIRKAGQSPFTLVVESQNTKTGLGSRYGTWLLERGYSPRYSLMGTSRPGHGGIAEQLPHQGLAVSDIKKEIRTML; via the coding sequence ATGGATTTCCCAATAAATCTGGGTGATTATGTTTCCCTGAAATTCGACCTGAATCAGGAAAAACTTACCGATGAACAGAAACTGGTGCTTCGGGGCAATATTGGGCTTGTTCGGGACAGCCTTGTCTTTTTTACTGCTCTTGCCAATGTCAAAGGGCTGGGAGGGCATACTGGTGGTGCTTTTGATATCGTACCGGAACTGCTCATTGTCGATGGTTTCATGAAGGGAAATGAATCTGTTCATCCCGTTTATTTTGATGAAGCCGGTCACCGTGTGGCAATCCAGTATATTATGGCTGTACTCAATGGTTATCGGGAGGCTGAATCGCTTCTGCATTACAGGGAGTATGATAAGGGATATTATGGCCATCCTGAGCGTGACGAGAAGAACGGTGTCTTTTTTTCATCCGGCAGACTGGGGCATCTGTGGAGTTATGTGAACGGGGTTGCAGAAGCCGATCCCGGAAAAACTGTCGTGATGTTCGGCAGTGACGGTTCCCAGATGGAAGGAGACAATGCGGAAGCAGCCCGTTATGCTGTAGCGAGAAACCTTAATGTAAAACTGTTTATTGACGATAATGATGTGACAATTGCCGGTCATCCCAGTGAATATATGAAAGGGTATGATGTCGTAAAAACCCTGCAGGGCCATGGTCTGGATGTTGACGCGGGAGATGGCGAGGATCTGGACGATCTGTTTTACCGTATTCGCCGGGCACTGGTCGCCGATGGTCCTGTGGCCGTGGTAAACAGGAGGCCCATGGCTGTCGGTGTGCCGGGAATCGAGGGCTCTCCCAAGGGACATGATGTCATTGCCGTGGACCTGGCATTGGACTACCTGAAGAACAGGGGGCGGGCTGAAGCTGTGGAGGCCCTTACCGGGTACAGTGCTGAAAAGGTCAAGGTCTCATATCGGGGCTCAAGTCCCGGGATGGCAAAGGTGAGAGATGATTTCGGTAAAATCGTCTGTGAGTTGATTGATGATCTTGAAAACCCGGCATCACAGGTGCTCGTGGTGGATTCTGATCTGGAAGGATCATGCGGTCTTCATCATATTCGGAAAAACCATCCGGAGGTGTATGTCCACGGTGGTATCATGGAGAGGAATAATTATTCGGTTGCCGCAGGATTTGGGTCCGAGCCCGGGAGGCAGGGTATTTTCGGTACTTTTTCCGCTTTTCTTGAAATGGTTGTTTCCGAAATTACCATGGCACGTCTCAATGATGCCAATGTCCTTGCGCACTTCTCCCACTCCGGGATTGATGATATGGCGGATAATACCTGTCATTTCGGAATAAATAATTTCTTTGCTGACAACGCCTTGATCGAGGGTGATTTTACCCGGCTTTATTTCCCGGCTGACGCTGGTCAGTTGCGCGGGCTTCTCAAGGCAATTTTCAACGATGCCGGTCTGCGTTTTGTCTTTTCCACCCGTTCTGCGACTCCCTTTATTTTGACGGAAGAAGGAGAAGTACTGTATGGAGATGATTACACATTTGTTCCGGGACGTGATGAGATTATTCGTGAAGGAAGTGACGGTACTATTGTCACCTATGGTGAAATGGTTTACAGATGTCTTGATGCAGTGGAACAGCTGAAGGATGAAGGCGTCAACCTGACTTTGATGAATAAACCGACGTTGAACAGTGTGGATGAGGAGATGATCAGAAAGGCTGGACAGAGTCCTTTTACTCTTGTAGTGGAGAGTCAGAACACCAAAACAGGTTTGGGTTCACGTTATGGTACCTGGCTGCTTGAAAGAGGGTACAGTCCCCGCTATTCTCTGATGGGGACCAGCCGACCGGGGCATGGCGGAATTGCTGAACAGCTTCCACACCAGGGTCTTGCAGTGAGTGACATAAAGAAGGAGATACGTACTATGCTTTGA
- a CDS encoding DeoR/GlpR family DNA-binding transcription regulator, whose amino-acid sequence MDVLSPRQNSILGLAGKNGKVEVEELSITFEVSPQTIRKDLNVLCDKQLLQRVHGGAIVGSGIENVSYEARRLLAPEAKIAIGHKAAELIPDNSSLLINIGTTTEQVAHALKNHRGLLVISNNINAVNIMKNFPGIELIIAGGQVRRSDGGIVGVAAVDFINQFKVDYAVIGVSALDEDGSLLDYDFSEVRVAQTIINNARHVILVTDSMKFERNAPIRISHVSKIDTIVTNSSLPEKLMKTCREHGTRIVVAGEG is encoded by the coding sequence ATGGATGTTCTTTCACCCCGCCAAAACAGCATACTGGGCCTGGCCGGAAAAAACGGTAAAGTTGAAGTTGAAGAACTGTCCATCACTTTCGAGGTTTCACCGCAGACTATTCGTAAAGATCTCAACGTCCTTTGCGATAAACAATTACTGCAGCGGGTACACGGAGGAGCCATTGTAGGCTCGGGTATAGAAAACGTCAGTTATGAAGCCCGCAGACTTCTGGCTCCTGAGGCAAAAATAGCCATCGGGCACAAAGCCGCAGAACTGATCCCTGACAACAGTTCCCTGCTCATCAATATCGGCACGACAACGGAACAGGTGGCCCACGCCTTGAAAAATCACAGGGGTCTTCTGGTTATTTCAAATAATATAAATGCTGTAAATATCATGAAGAACTTCCCGGGAATAGAACTGATTATCGCCGGGGGGCAGGTCCGCCGTTCAGACGGTGGAATTGTTGGTGTTGCAGCTGTCGATTTTATCAACCAATTCAAAGTGGATTACGCGGTAATCGGTGTTTCCGCTCTGGATGAAGATGGCTCTCTGCTCGATTACGACTTCAGTGAAGTCCGTGTAGCACAGACCATCATCAATAACGCCCGCCATGTCATTCTGGTAACTGACAGCATGAAATTTGAACGGAATGCCCCAATCCGCATCAGCCACGTTTCCAAAATCGATACAATAGTAACAAATAGCAGCTTACCGGAAAAACTCATGAAAACGTGCAGAGAACACGGTACACGGATAGTTGTTGCCGGTGAAGGATAA
- a CDS encoding DMT family transporter: MTRLRANLLLMLAAIIWGSSFVVQQVGTGNLGTISFTGARFLVGACMVFPFALKQFRRVHLRERRFQQKDWLALALTGTVLLTAAVLQQHGILRTTVTNSGFLTALYVPMVPFLGFLFLRRKVHFVVWPASICCFIGTYIMSGAHEVELVDGDFWVISSTIFWATHVMLVGALASRTRAPLVVAATQFAVCGTLGLVLGAVIESPVMADYVGAVWGICYIGIFSVGMAFTLQVVGQRYTPAADAAIILSSETVFAAIGGMVFLGEHLSLLQFMGGALIFVSIIAVEVVPQFATGKARALD; encoded by the coding sequence ATGACAAGACTCAGGGCAAATCTGCTTCTCATGCTGGCTGCAATTATCTGGGGCAGCAGTTTTGTGGTCCAGCAGGTAGGTACGGGAAATCTGGGTACCATAAGTTTTACGGGAGCCCGCTTTCTCGTGGGAGCCTGTATGGTATTTCCTTTTGCACTCAAACAGTTCAGGAGAGTTCATCTTCGGGAAAGACGCTTTCAGCAGAAAGACTGGCTGGCCCTGGCACTGACGGGAACTGTTCTGCTCACCGCAGCGGTACTGCAACAGCATGGTATTCTTCGGACAACGGTTACTAATTCCGGTTTCCTGACTGCTCTTTATGTACCCATGGTGCCTTTTCTCGGATTTCTGTTTTTACGAAGAAAAGTTCATTTTGTGGTCTGGCCCGCATCAATCTGCTGCTTTATCGGTACTTATATTATGAGTGGGGCCCACGAAGTCGAGCTGGTTGATGGTGATTTCTGGGTTATTTCCAGTACGATTTTCTGGGCCACTCATGTTATGCTTGTGGGCGCTCTTGCTTCCAGGACAAGAGCGCCGCTGGTCGTGGCGGCAACGCAGTTTGCTGTATGTGGTACTCTGGGGTTGGTGCTGGGGGCTGTTATTGAGTCTCCCGTTATGGCTGACTATGTTGGAGCTGTCTGGGGTATTTGTTATATCGGTATTTTTTCTGTCGGTATGGCCTTTACTCTTCAGGTGGTCGGCCAACGATATACTCCGGCCGCTGATGCGGCAATTATTCTCAGTTCGGAAACAGTTTTTGCGGCCATTGGAGGAATGGTATTTCTGGGTGAGCACCTTTCTCTGTTGCAGTTTATGGGTGGTGCACTTATTTTTGTCAGTATTATAGCCGTGGAAGTGGTGCCCCAGTTTGCTACCGGAAAGGCAAGAGCTCTGGATTGA